TTATGACAAAACAAGACTGATATCATTTGTTTTCGTCTTTTTAACACCCTTCATTCTTCCTGTTCTTATAAAATGGTTACAGTCTCATCCTGTCAGTCTTAACACCACATTACCGTTTCCGCAGGCCATTCGGGCATGGGTTCCTTGTTTAATTTCGTTCGTTATCGGTTTTATTTCCATGTTTGTATCCCTGAAAATTTATGCAAAAAAGGACCTTAGCTGATGTCTTTTCAATAAGAACATCAGCTTTTTTTATGCGATTCTAAATACTATTACAATGGCTGGTGACTTATGAATATTGTTATTGTAAATTCGGACACGCCTATATATGCCCAAATTGCGGAACAAATCCGCAAAGCCATTATGAACGGAAACTTAGTCCCGGACAACCCCTGCCTTCTATCCGTCAGCTGGCTAAGGATCTTCAGGTTAGCGTCATTACAACAAAACGGGCTTACGAAGAACTGGAAAAATCGGGATTCATAGAGTCCATGGTAGGCAAAGGTTCTTTTGTTTCCGGAAACAACAGGGAAATGATCCGCAGCAAGACGTTTCATGACTTTGCTTTTAAACCTGTTTCTTTTCAAGTCAGTCAAGGATTCGTTACAGGGCTCATCGGACCTAATGGAGCAGGAAAAAGCACCCTGATTAAGCTTATTTTGGACATGGTAAAGCCGGACTCGGGAAGCATCAGCTTTTTTGGAAAACCGCTTGAACAGCACGGCAAGGAAATCAAACAAAGGATCGGGTATGTAGCAGATGCAAGCCGTTATTATGATCATTTGAGCTTGAAAAAAATGAAACAAATTATCGCACCCTTTTATGATAATTGGGACGAGGATACGTATCATATCTCCGATCGTTTGAACTGCCGGAGAAAAAAATCATTATGAAATTATCCAAAGGGATGAAA
This Paenibacillus larvae subsp. larvae DNA region includes the following protein-coding sequences:
- a CDS encoding ATP-binding cassette domain-containing protein, giving the protein MTYEYCYCKFGHAYICPNCGTNPQSHYERKLSPGQPLPSIRQLAKDLQVSVITTKRAYEELEKSGFIESMVGKGSFVSGNNREMIRSKTFHDFAFKPVSFQVSQGFVTGLIGPNGAGKSTLIKLILDMVKPDSGSISFFGKPLEQHGKEIKQRIGYVADASRYYDHLSLKKMKQIIAPFYDNWDEDTYHISDRLNCRRKKSL